From a region of the Synechococcus sp. PCC 7502 genome:
- a CDS encoding ATP-binding protein, with translation MILSKLYMGWDTALSRVFKRIKYKYYSVGKTRSLYPKIPFLSNLTWGLLLPYTFTMLAIMGVSAIAVYQFFAQNLYRELDQELSTLATAAAHSLPNALSGKMSKNLVVTQTLHNLDNDGELEIPWQDLRRNHQTVEWFDSQGKQLASTGERIPSRPLGKSLQTFQENGLRSLTMPVYMSSSKPPKQVLYGYVRVSIPTADELSRLLMGLQIGGGISLVLIASTGLWLTQRSLQPIEKSIRQLQQFTADASHELRSPLTAIRTAVEVIQSHPERVHASYVNKLEAIVSATHQMGQLVEDLLLLDRMDTHPLAPIAITIPVDEVLEDLLELLEPMAIAKHISLQSQGQWSGDFGVQGDASNLRRLLLNLIDNAIKYTPSGGEVRVSLLKTDTVITIKVEDTGIGIAPNQINRVFDRFWRADQARSYFEEGSGLGLAIAQAIARMHKGEIFVSSQLNVGSCFTLVLPSA, from the coding sequence ATGATTTTATCGAAACTGTATATGGGTTGGGATACCGCCTTAAGCAGGGTGTTTAAAAGAATAAAATATAAATATTATTCCGTAGGAAAAACCAGAAGCCTTTATCCGAAAATACCCTTTCTCTCTAACTTGACATGGGGATTGTTATTACCCTATACGTTTACGATGTTGGCAATTATGGGAGTCTCAGCGATCGCTGTGTATCAGTTTTTTGCCCAAAATCTCTATCGTGAGTTAGATCAGGAATTATCAACCCTAGCTACTGCTGCTGCTCACAGCTTACCCAATGCCCTCTCAGGCAAAATGAGTAAAAATCTAGTGGTAACCCAAACTCTGCATAACCTTGATAATGATGGTGAGCTAGAAATTCCTTGGCAAGACCTGCGCCGCAATCACCAAACTGTAGAATGGTTTGACTCTCAGGGGAAGCAATTAGCGAGTACGGGCGAGCGCATACCAAGCCGACCCTTGGGTAAAAGTCTCCAGACCTTCCAAGAAAATGGATTGCGCTCCTTAACCATGCCAGTATATATGTCCAGTTCTAAGCCCCCAAAACAAGTCTTGTACGGCTATGTGCGAGTTAGCATTCCCACTGCTGATGAGTTATCTCGATTACTAATGGGATTGCAAATTGGGGGTGGTATTTCTTTGGTTTTAATCGCCAGTACAGGTTTGTGGCTAACTCAGCGATCGCTACAGCCAATTGAGAAAAGTATCCGACAATTACAACAATTTACAGCCGATGCCTCCCATGAGTTGCGAAGTCCCCTAACTGCCATTAGAACTGCGGTAGAGGTCATACAAAGCCATCCTGAACGAGTTCATGCTAGTTATGTGAATAAACTAGAGGCAATTGTTAGTGCTACCCATCAAATGGGACAACTGGTGGAGGATTTACTACTCTTAGATCGGATGGATACACACCCTCTGGCTCCTATTGCTATTACAATTCCTGTTGATGAGGTTTTAGAAGATTTACTAGAATTATTGGAACCCATGGCGATCGCAAAACATATCTCTCTACAATCTCAAGGGCAATGGTCAGGGGATTTTGGGGTTCAGGGTGATGCTAGTAACTTAAGGAGACTATTACTAAACTTAATTGATAATGCCATTAAATATACTCCTAGTGGTGGTGAGGTCAGGGTTAGTCTCTTAAAAACTGATACCGTAATCACTATCAAAGTTGAAGATACTGGAATTGGGATTGCCCCTAACCAAATTAATAGGGTATTTGACCGTTTTTGGCGTGCCGATCAAGCCCGTTCATATTTTGAGGAAGGTTCAGGTCTGGGTCTAGCAATTGCCCAAGCGATCGCCCGCATGCACAAAGGGGAAATTTTTGTCTCTAGCCAACTCAATGTCGGTAGTTGCTTCACATTGGTTTTACCATCGGCTTAG
- a CDS encoding response regulator transcription factor, with amino-acid sequence MKILVVEDDQRILMSLVEALSDRHYAVDTAIDGLAGWELIKTFPYDLVVLDLMLPKLDGISLCHQLRQAGYTMPVLMLTAKDTSSDKVSGLDVGADDYVIKPFDLKELLARIRALLRRGTRSSSPILVCGDLQLDPATCKVTYGDHPLFLTPKEYMLLELLLRHNGRTLSRNDILDHLWSSEDPPGQETVKVHIRGLRQKLKAVNASHDFIETVYGLGYRLKQGV; translated from the coding sequence ATGAAAATATTAGTGGTTGAAGATGATCAGAGAATTTTAATGTCTTTGGTTGAAGCTTTGAGCGATCGCCACTATGCCGTTGATACTGCCATCGATGGGCTAGCGGGGTGGGAACTGATTAAAACTTTCCCCTACGATCTGGTGGTATTAGATTTAATGTTACCAAAGCTAGATGGAATTTCCCTATGTCATCAATTGCGTCAAGCTGGCTATACTATGCCCGTATTGATGTTAACAGCCAAGGACACTAGCAGTGATAAGGTATCAGGCTTAGATGTGGGGGCTGATGATTATGTGATTAAACCCTTTGATCTAAAGGAGTTATTAGCAAGGATTCGAGCCTTACTGCGGCGGGGAACCAGATCAAGTTCACCAATTTTAGTCTGTGGTGATCTGCAACTTGATCCAGCTACCTGTAAGGTTACCTATGGCGATCACCCACTTTTTTTAACTCCGAAGGAATACATGCTTTTGGAATTACTTTTACGTCATAATGGTCGTACGCTTAGTCGCAACGATATTTTGGATCATCTGTGGTCATCGGAAGACCCGCCCGGTCAGGAAACGGTTAAAGTCCATATTCGGGGATTAAGACAAAAACTCAAAGCTGTAAACGCGAGTCATGATTTTATCGAAACTGTATATGGGTTGGGATACCGCCTTAAGCAGGGTGTTTAA
- a CDS encoding DUF2808 domain-containing protein yields MDRLIYPVIYNLGFALTLFAVLPIGASEAVRLRDGKTYFNQVPQLVDAYTTQNLVNVTNAVYYFKVSVPKDAGESLQRLEIKPYKSLDDVNFEVDNTVNNPTGIAIAQDQDKNITVVFNPAIAPGETINIPLRAVRNPRYGGVYLFAVTAFPQGDTAHGQFLGYGRLNFYDSDRFGY; encoded by the coding sequence ATGGATCGCCTAATCTATCCTGTAATCTATAATTTAGGATTTGCCTTAACTTTATTCGCTGTGCTACCTATTGGTGCTAGTGAAGCTGTACGTTTGCGTGATGGTAAAACCTATTTTAATCAAGTTCCGCAACTGGTGGATGCCTACACCACCCAAAATCTTGTTAATGTTACCAATGCCGTTTATTACTTCAAAGTTTCTGTGCCTAAGGATGCGGGTGAATCTTTGCAAAGGCTAGAGATTAAACCCTATAAGTCCCTTGATGACGTTAATTTTGAAGTTGATAATACAGTTAATAACCCAACAGGGATAGCGATCGCTCAGGATCAAGACAAAAATATTACCGTGGTATTTAATCCTGCCATTGCTCCGGGTGAAACCATTAATATTCCCCTACGGGCAGTGCGTAATCCCCGATACGGAGGAGTCTATTTATTTGCAGTAACAGCTTTTCCCCAAGGCGATACCGCCCACGGACAGTTTTTAGGTTATGGGCGACTTAATTTTTATGACAGCGATCGCTTTGGTTATTAA
- the murJ gene encoding murein biosynthesis integral membrane protein MurJ, with the protein MTAKSKSLVSIAGIVAVATLLSKVLGLLRQVAIAAAFGNGTAYGAYNFAYVIPGFLLILLGGINGPFHSAIVSVLSKHDRQDVAPIMETITTLVTGILLLVTLAIMIFAEPLMHLAAPGLFIAESELRAKGFDLAAIADLRITRDIAIQQLQIMAPMAVLAGLIGIGFGALNAADAYWLPSVSPLFSSLTVLVGIGGLAWTLGSKILSPEYAVLGGAVLAWSTLAGAVLQWLVQIPTQWRSGMGGLRLRFDWQRPEVKAVIKIMAPATFSSGMLQINVWTDLFFASFIPNAAAAVSAMGYAGLLIQTPLGILSSVILVPLFPVLSKLTDPSDWDELKQRIRQGLILTALTMLPLSALMIALALPISRVVYERYAFNNQASQLTAAVLVAYAVGMFVYLARDILIRVFYALGDGDTPFRISVINIFLNALFDYLLVQRFGAPGLVLATVGVNITSMIALLYFLDRRLNGLPWQEWSLLILGLTGASFLAGIGSWLVLVATPSLNQGLLWQLIQLGLASLVGLVIFSVLTWQMKLPEIKGLVSLVKQKFFRPS; encoded by the coding sequence ATGACAGCTAAATCTAAATCCCTTGTCAGTATTGCGGGAATTGTTGCGGTTGCAACCCTGCTCAGTAAAGTTTTAGGATTACTACGCCAAGTGGCGATCGCTGCTGCATTTGGTAATGGAACCGCCTATGGTGCTTATAACTTTGCCTATGTAATTCCGGGGTTTTTGCTAATTTTACTGGGCGGAATTAATGGACCTTTCCATAGTGCGATCGTTAGTGTCTTGTCTAAGCATGATCGTCAAGATGTTGCTCCGATTATGGAGACTATTACCACCCTCGTTACGGGAATTTTATTGCTGGTAACATTAGCAATTATGATCTTTGCAGAGCCGTTAATGCATCTTGCTGCTCCGGGTTTATTTATTGCGGAATCAGAACTGCGGGCTAAGGGTTTTGATCTGGCGGCGATCGCTGATCTAAGGATCACTAGAGATATTGCCATTCAGCAACTGCAAATTATGGCACCGATGGCGGTACTCGCTGGCTTAATCGGCATAGGATTTGGCGCACTTAATGCTGCGGATGCTTACTGGTTACCTTCGGTTAGTCCTTTGTTTTCCAGCCTTACGGTACTAGTAGGAATTGGGGGCTTGGCTTGGACGTTGGGGAGCAAGATTTTATCACCAGAATATGCAGTTTTAGGTGGCGCAGTATTGGCATGGTCAACTTTAGCAGGGGCTGTTTTGCAATGGCTTGTCCAAATTCCGACTCAGTGGCGATCGGGAATGGGAGGTTTACGCCTACGCTTTGATTGGCAACGTCCCGAAGTTAAAGCTGTAATTAAAATTATGGCACCTGCTACTTTTTCCTCTGGAATGCTGCAAATTAACGTTTGGACAGATTTATTTTTTGCCTCTTTTATTCCCAATGCGGCGGCGGCAGTATCAGCAATGGGCTATGCAGGGTTATTAATTCAAACACCGTTAGGGATTTTATCTAGTGTAATCCTTGTACCTCTATTCCCAGTTCTATCAAAGCTCACCGATCCTAGTGATTGGGATGAATTAAAACAAAGGATTCGCCAAGGGTTAATTCTCACTGCTCTAACCATGTTGCCTCTAAGTGCTTTAATGATTGCTCTGGCTCTACCCATATCCAGAGTAGTATATGAACGCTACGCCTTTAATAACCAAGCTTCCCAGCTAACGGCTGCGGTTTTAGTTGCCTATGCGGTTGGCATGTTTGTGTACTTGGCAAGGGATATTTTAATACGGGTATTTTATGCCCTCGGTGATGGTGATACCCCTTTTCGCATTAGTGTTATCAATATTTTTTTGAATGCGCTGTTTGATTATCTACTAGTACAAAGGTTCGGAGCGCCGGGTTTAGTATTAGCAACCGTAGGTGTGAATATTACCTCTATGATTGCCTTACTATATTTTTTAGATCGTAGGCTGAATGGATTACCTTGGCAAGAATGGAGCCTACTAATTTTGGGATTAACGGGGGCTAGTTTTTTAGCTGGTATTGGTAGTTGGCTAGTCTTAGTCGCTACCCCAAGCCTAAATCAAGGTTTGTTATGGCAATTAATCCAATTAGGTTTGGCGAGTTTGGTTGGTTTAGTAATATTCTCAGTCTTAACTTGGCAAATGAAATTACCAGAGATAAAAGGATTAGTTTCCCTAGTCAAACAAAAATTTTTCCGTCCTAGCTAG
- the glnT gene encoding type III glutamate--ammonia ligase — translation MTSLSTIAQAKGIRYFLISFTDLFGIQRSKLVPTAAIDDMAANGAGFAGFATWLDMTPADADLFAIPDPKSLFQLPWQPEVAWLPADLYMNGLPVDQAPRLVLKRVLGEAKAMGYRIKTGVECEYFLLSANGDQISDPRDRASKPCYDQQALMRRYDIIAEICDAMLTLGWGAYQNDHEDANGQFEMNWSYADALITADRHAFFKYMVKAIAEKHGFRATFMPKPFAHLTGNGCHTHLSAWSLDGDQNLFHDPQGELGLSEIAYQFIAGVLHSAEAICAITNPTVNSYKRINAPVTTSGATWSPNTISYTGNNRTHTIRIPEAGRFEFRLPDGAANPYLLPAALIASGLDGIKHQRSPGKRYDHNAYTDPLPVGTLKQLPSNLLDALRCLETNAILPTSLGADFVKSYLKLKYREWSDYGDRITPWELENTLDC, via the coding sequence ATGACCAGCCTCAGCACCATAGCTCAAGCCAAAGGAATTCGGTATTTTCTCATATCTTTTACAGATTTATTTGGCATCCAAAGGTCTAAACTCGTCCCAACGGCAGCAATTGATGATATGGCAGCTAATGGTGCAGGATTTGCTGGTTTTGCCACATGGTTGGACATGACCCCTGCTGATGCCGATCTGTTTGCTATTCCCGATCCCAAAAGTCTTTTCCAGTTACCTTGGCAACCTGAAGTTGCGTGGCTGCCTGCGGATTTGTATATGAATGGGCTACCCGTTGATCAAGCTCCCCGCCTAGTCTTAAAACGTGTGTTGGGGGAAGCCAAGGCTATGGGCTATCGCATCAAAACGGGTGTGGAGTGTGAGTATTTTCTGTTATCTGCCAACGGTGATCAAATTTCCGATCCCCGCGATCGCGCCAGTAAACCTTGCTATGACCAACAGGCATTAATGCGCCGCTATGACATTATTGCGGAAATCTGCGATGCTATGCTGACTTTGGGCTGGGGAGCCTATCAAAATGATCACGAAGATGCCAATGGACAGTTTGAGATGAACTGGAGCTATGCCGATGCTCTAATCACTGCTGATCGCCATGCTTTCTTTAAATACATGGTAAAAGCGATCGCCGAAAAACATGGTTTCCGTGCCACCTTTATGCCCAAGCCCTTTGCTCACTTAACTGGCAACGGCTGCCATACCCATTTGTCTGCATGGAGTCTAGATGGAGACCAAAATCTTTTCCATGATCCCCAAGGAGAATTAGGATTATCAGAGATCGCTTACCAGTTTATTGCAGGAGTTCTCCACTCAGCCGAGGCAATCTGTGCAATTACAAATCCTACCGTTAACTCTTACAAGCGTATTAATGCCCCAGTTACGACTTCAGGAGCCACATGGTCGCCAAATACCATTAGCTATACGGGCAACAACCGTACCCACACGATCCGTATTCCCGAAGCAGGACGGTTTGAGTTCCGATTACCTGATGGGGCAGCAAACCCCTATCTTTTACCCGCCGCATTAATTGCCAGTGGTCTTGATGGCATTAAGCATCAACGCTCACCGGGAAAACGTTACGATCACAATGCTTATACCGATCCCCTACCCGTAGGTACATTAAAGCAATTACCTAGCAATTTACTGGATGCCCTGCGGTGTTTAGAAACTAACGCAATTTTGCCCACAAGTTTGGGCGCAGATTTTGTCAAATCCTATTTAAAGCTAAAGTACCGCGAATGGAGTGATTATGGCGATCGCATTACCCCTTGGGAGTTAGAAAATACACTGGATTGCTGA
- the glyQ gene encoding glycine--tRNA ligase subunit alpha, with protein sequence MDFQSVILALQSFWGDRGCLIAQPYDTEKGAGTMSPHTFLRAIGPEPWRVAYVEPCRRPTDGRYGENPNRLQHYYQFQVLIKPSPNDILEQYLESLKFIGVNPADHDVRFVEDDWESPTLGAWGVGWEVWLDGMEVTQFTYFQQVGGLDCRPVAVEITYGLERLVMYLQGVNSVFDITWQEHPALGKVKYGQVHHQGEVEHSYYNFGKKNNDSSLLLALFNSYEQEAGNLISDDLVLPAFDYVLKCSHTFNLLDARGVVSVTERVRYIARIRNLARQVAKLYLTQREKMNFPLGNCL encoded by the coding sequence GTGGACTTTCAGTCAGTAATTCTAGCTTTACAATCCTTTTGGGGCGATCGCGGTTGTTTAATTGCCCAGCCCTACGATACCGAAAAAGGAGCAGGTACTATGAGTCCTCATACTTTTTTGCGGGCGATCGGTCCCGAGCCTTGGCGTGTAGCATACGTCGAGCCTTGCCGTCGTCCTACGGATGGTAGATACGGTGAGAATCCCAACCGTCTTCAGCATTATTATCAATTTCAGGTACTGATTAAGCCCTCACCCAATGATATTTTAGAGCAGTATTTAGAGAGTCTTAAATTTATTGGTGTTAACCCTGCTGATCACGACGTTCGTTTTGTTGAAGATGACTGGGAGTCTCCAACTTTAGGTGCATGGGGCGTAGGATGGGAAGTCTGGCTCGATGGTATGGAAGTTACTCAGTTTACTTATTTTCAGCAAGTAGGTGGGCTTGATTGCCGCCCAGTTGCGGTGGAAATTACCTACGGACTAGAAAGGCTAGTCATGTATCTACAAGGTGTTAATTCGGTATTTGATATTACATGGCAAGAGCATCCAGCCTTGGGCAAAGTAAAGTATGGACAAGTGCATCATCAAGGAGAAGTAGAGCATAGCTACTATAACTTTGGTAAAAAAAATAATGACTCAAGCCTACTCCTAGCTTTATTCAATTCCTACGAACAGGAAGCAGGTAACTTAATTTCTGATGATTTGGTTTTACCCGCCTTTGATTATGTGCTTAAGTGTTCTCATACTTTTAATTTACTCGATGCTAGGGGTGTGGTTTCCGTAACTGAACGAGTAAGATATATTGCCCGTATTCGTAATTTAGCTCGTCAAGTTGCCAAACTGTATTTAACCCAAAGAGAAAAAATGAACTTTCCCCTTGGTAATTGCCTTTAG
- a CDS encoding D-alanyl-D-alanine carboxypeptidase yields MWNLVGAIALLSKVQVSQLEQQAVRIPISLLSSLTSPIVLASASSTSDPDADLAVKSLLLNLKKEGYNADSQGIWMQTSNGTILADHNGTKPISAASLTKIATTLTALDTWGSNYQFITKVSTTGRIVGNTLQGDLIIQGSTDPLFVWEDAIAIGNAINRLGIYRVQGNLIVTKGFYMNFETDPKLSTTFLRQAINSQQWTAAIQRTYQSMTPQISPPQVLILGKSLYTSAYPTATTPLLEHSSLPLWQILKRMNIFSNNDMAEILASSLGGGKVIAQKVTNITGLSGEVRLINGSGLGQQNQISPRATVAMLIAIQNLAQAQGLSLADLFASTECRCGTIRNRNLPLGAIVKTGTLSDVSALGGVFQTRDRGTIWFAILNRGAGDIDIFHRGQDQVLLTLTQKWGQGIASNFPNFPSFKPIPWQERNRSEVILPLLELNPQ; encoded by the coding sequence ATGTGGAATCTAGTGGGAGCGATCGCTCTTTTATCTAAAGTGCAAGTATCTCAGCTCGAGCAGCAAGCGGTCAGAATTCCGATTTCCCTACTTTCGTCGCTTACTAGTCCCATAGTTTTAGCCTCGGCATCATCAACCTCAGACCCCGATGCTGATCTGGCGGTTAAGTCTTTACTCCTCAACTTAAAAAAAGAAGGTTATAACGCCGATAGTCAGGGGATATGGATGCAAACCAGCAATGGCACCATTCTTGCTGACCATAACGGGACAAAACCAATTTCTGCGGCTTCTTTAACTAAAATTGCCACTACGCTGACGGCTCTGGATACTTGGGGTAGTAACTATCAGTTTATAACTAAGGTCTCGACAACGGGCAGAATCGTGGGTAATACTCTGCAAGGAGATTTAATTATTCAGGGTAGTACTGATCCTTTATTTGTGTGGGAAGATGCGATCGCCATAGGTAATGCTATTAATCGTCTAGGTATCTATCGAGTCCAAGGTAACTTGATCGTAACTAAAGGGTTCTATATGAACTTTGAAACCGATCCCAAATTAAGTACGACTTTTTTACGACAAGCCATTAATTCTCAGCAATGGACGGCAGCAATTCAAAGAACATACCAGTCCATGACTCCCCAAATATCCCCCCCACAGGTGCTGATTCTAGGTAAGTCTCTCTACACTAGTGCTTATCCTACGGCAACAACTCCCTTACTTGAACATTCCTCTTTACCGCTGTGGCAGATACTCAAGCGCATGAATATCTTTAGTAATAATGATATGGCGGAAATATTGGCAAGTTCCCTTGGTGGTGGCAAGGTGATCGCTCAAAAGGTTACTAATATTACGGGATTATCGGGAGAGGTTAGATTAATTAATGGCTCTGGATTAGGGCAGCAAAATCAAATTTCCCCTAGAGCTACAGTAGCAATGCTAATCGCCATTCAAAATTTGGCTCAGGCTCAGGGTTTATCTTTAGCAGACCTATTCGCTTCAACTGAATGTCGGTGCGGCACCATTAGAAATCGTAATTTACCCCTTGGGGCGATCGTGAAAACGGGAACCCTCTCTGATGTTAGTGCCTTAGGAGGAGTATTTCAAACCCGCGATCGCGGTACTATTTGGTTTGCTATTCTCAACCGTGGAGCGGGCGATATAGATATTTTTCACCGTGGACAAGATCAGGTTTTATTGACACTTACCCAAAAATGGGGGCAGGGAATTGCCTCTAATTTTCCGAATTTTCCTAGTTTTAAGCCCATTCCTTGGCAAGAGCGTAATCGTAGCGAAGTCATCCTGCCGTTGCTTGAGCTTAATCCTCAATAA
- a CDS encoding allophycocyanin subunit alpha-B, whose amino-acid sequence MSVVSQVLLKADDELRYPTIDELQDIKTFLQTGGQRIRIASTLAENESKIVKKASAELWKIHPDYIAPGGNAYGQRQRAQCLRDYGWYVRLISYGILAGDKDPIESIGIIGVREMYNSLGVPVNGMADSVRCLKTASLELLSEEDADLAEPYFDYVIQAMS is encoded by the coding sequence ATGAGTGTAGTTAGTCAAGTTTTACTCAAAGCCGACGATGAACTCCGCTATCCTACTATAGACGAGCTTCAAGATATTAAAACTTTTTTGCAGACGGGTGGGCAACGGATTCGGATTGCTTCAACTTTGGCAGAAAATGAAAGCAAAATTGTTAAAAAAGCTAGTGCTGAGTTGTGGAAGATTCATCCCGACTATATTGCCCCTGGCGGTAATGCCTATGGACAAAGACAGCGTGCTCAATGTCTGCGTGACTATGGTTGGTATGTGCGTCTGATTAGCTATGGGATTTTGGCGGGAGATAAAGACCCCATCGAATCGATCGGTATTATTGGCGTGCGGGAAATGTATAACTCCTTGGGTGTGCCTGTAAATGGGATGGCTGACTCGGTGCGGTGCCTGAAAACAGCTTCCCTTGAGCTATTGTCCGAAGAAGATGCTGACCTCGCCGAACCGTACTTTGATTATGTGATTCAAGCGATGTCTTAA
- a CDS encoding Hsp20/alpha crystallin family protein, whose translation MTIIRWQPLREIDALQREMNRLFEGLTPITENAASNNFVPSVELEEDTDVIHLKLEVPGLEAKDLDVQVTAESVSINGERKFERTASENGITRSEFRYGKFQRVIPLPSRVQNTATQAEYKDGILRLTLPKAEDEKNKIFKVSLGN comes from the coding sequence ATGACTATTATTCGTTGGCAGCCCTTGCGTGAAATTGATGCTTTGCAAAGGGAAATGAATCGTCTATTTGAAGGTTTGACCCCTATCACTGAAAATGCTGCTTCCAACAACTTTGTGCCATCAGTGGAGTTGGAAGAAGATACTGACGTTATTCACTTAAAACTAGAAGTTCCCGGTTTAGAAGCTAAGGATTTAGATGTACAAGTAACGGCTGAATCTGTCTCTATTAATGGTGAACGCAAGTTTGAGCGTACTGCTAGTGAAAATGGCATAACTCGTTCTGAATTCCGCTATGGTAAGTTCCAACGGGTCATTCCTTTACCTAGTCGAGTGCAAAATACCGCAACCCAAGCTGAATATAAAGATGGGATTTTACGCTTAACTTTGCCTAAGGCTGAAGATGAAAAGAATAAAATATTTAAAGTTAGTCTAGGTAATTAG
- a CDS encoding FTR1 family protein has product MEFALPTFLIALREGVEAALVVGIVMAYLQKLERTYLYIWVFAGVVGGILISGGVGLAFNWLLQSFDTPEVAPIFKPLLEGSFTLVAIAMLSWMLVWMTQQSKLIKGEVESALNQSLGQRGEQWGIFSLILFAVLREGFEVVIFITAKFQEGALPILGAITGLISSVLIGVCLFQFGIKINIGNFFRVMGVLLILIVSGLVISTLGHFDTVFRLLSQSESLSLCWASPNSCILGGLVWNLSTVLPQRQFPGIVLRALFGYTDRLYLVQAIAYLGFLVGIGTIYWQILTNTRLFSIKNSSKNT; this is encoded by the coding sequence ATGGAATTTGCCCTGCCAACTTTTTTAATTGCTTTACGAGAGGGAGTAGAAGCGGCTTTAGTCGTGGGGATTGTCATGGCATACCTCCAGAAATTAGAGCGTACCTACCTATACATTTGGGTATTTGCTGGGGTTGTGGGCGGAATATTAATTAGTGGTGGTGTGGGCTTGGCTTTTAACTGGCTCCTACAATCCTTTGATACTCCAGAAGTTGCTCCCATATTTAAGCCTTTACTAGAAGGTAGTTTTACCCTAGTGGCGATCGCCATGCTGAGTTGGATGCTAGTGTGGATGACTCAACAGAGTAAATTAATTAAAGGAGAGGTAGAATCTGCTCTCAATCAATCTCTAGGGCAGAGGGGTGAACAATGGGGAATTTTTAGCCTAATTCTATTTGCTGTGTTGCGAGAAGGATTTGAGGTGGTGATTTTCATTACTGCCAAGTTTCAAGAAGGGGCGTTACCAATTTTAGGGGCGATCACAGGTTTAATCAGCAGTGTTTTGATCGGTGTGTGCCTATTTCAGTTTGGGATCAAAATTAATATTGGCAACTTCTTTCGGGTGATGGGGGTACTTCTAATCCTGATTGTATCGGGGCTAGTAATTTCCACCCTAGGACATTTTGATACCGTTTTTCGCTTGCTATCCCAATCAGAGTCCCTATCCCTATGCTGGGCAAGTCCAAACTCTTGTATCCTTGGTGGACTAGTTTGGAACTTGAGTACTGTTCTACCTCAAAGACAGTTTCCAGGGATAGTATTACGGGCGTTATTTGGTTACACTGATCGACTTTATTTGGTTCAGGCGATCGCCTACCTAGGATTTCTAGTTGGTATAGGCACAATTTACTGGCAAATCCTTACAAATACCAGATTATTTTCTATCAAAAATTCATCTAAAAATACATAA
- a CDS encoding J domain-containing protein: MARKPKASTRNAVAPPDNSSNELDLSELRVRLNFLEKENAKLLQQIEKKRTELNKLTDGINELGIKIRQHTIPIMQQLLELNGQIHAVFTEIFTGRKLGKQSRQNIESVYYSLQASGLISPKREPNHKNMFEFNFDFPEGEPDEEYKQQRSQREIKQDAEKLDREELKKIRQTYLRLAEIFHPDKLTDAEDKEYYTEVMKEVNQAYQTGDLAKLLAIEKQQELGQIINRNSTDELSRQCAKVEAENAFLKSQFENLKRELRTTKNTNEGGMASEYKKITKLGIDPIAEAVEGMEAQVKMTEEIYKFVTDFRDRRITIKEFLKGPATLTLHHQISDEELLEMLFS; encoded by the coding sequence ATGGCTCGAAAACCCAAAGCCTCAACTCGTAATGCTGTGGCTCCACCCGATAATTCAAGCAATGAGCTTGATCTTTCTGAACTGCGTGTGCGTTTAAATTTTTTAGAAAAGGAAAATGCCAAACTACTACAGCAGATTGAGAAAAAACGAACAGAGTTAAATAAGCTCACTGATGGCATAAATGAGCTTGGGATCAAGATTAGACAACACACTATCCCCATCATGCAGCAGCTTCTAGAACTAAATGGGCAGATTCATGCCGTATTTACAGAAATTTTTACTGGGAGAAAGTTAGGGAAACAGTCCCGCCAAAATATTGAATCTGTTTACTATAGTCTGCAAGCTAGTGGCTTAATTAGCCCTAAACGTGAACCTAATCACAAAAATATGTTTGAGTTTAACTTTGACTTTCCTGAAGGTGAGCCAGATGAGGAATATAAGCAGCAGAGATCGCAACGGGAAATTAAGCAAGATGCAGAAAAGCTAGACCGAGAAGAGCTAAAAAAAATTCGTCAAACTTACCTGCGCTTGGCAGAGATTTTTCACCCCGATAAATTAACCGATGCTGAGGATAAGGAATACTACACCGAGGTAATGAAGGAAGTTAATCAGGCATACCAAACTGGAGACTTAGCCAAACTTTTAGCGATCGAAAAGCAGCAGGAACTAGGACAGATTATTAATCGCAACAGTACCGATGAACTATCCCGCCAATGTGCCAAGGTGGAAGCTGAAAATGCGTTTTTGAAAAGTCAATTTGAGAATTTGAAGCGGGAACTTCGCACCACTAAAAATACCAATGAAGGGGGCATGGCATCAGAGTATAAAAAGATCACCAAATTAGGTATTGATCCTATTGCCGAGGCTGTGGAAGGAATGGAAGCTCAAGTTAAGATGACGGAAGAAATATATAAGTTTGTTACTGATTTTCGCGATCGCCGTATCACCATTAAAGAATTTTTAAAAGGCCCAGCGACATTGACTCTCCACCATCAAATCTCTGATGAGGAATTATTGGAAATGTTATTTAGCTAA